The Saccharopolyspora gloriosae genome has a segment encoding these proteins:
- a CDS encoding lytic transglycosylase domain-containing protein → MTDPTASRLRGVAAAVGRLAVALALVAAMGAGVALAATLTRPAAAPVAGPPPEQVVEPAPVLPGSAAPLVQEPVQQSAPAGADPVREWADQVASVVDVPSRALLSYVNADLAMRQYNPDCRISWATIAGLGRIESNHGRYGKRVLGDDARPSQPIIGVPLDGTPGVRAIGDTDGGALDGDTTHDRAVGPMQFIPSTWRKWATDGNGDGLGDPQNLDDAAMAAGRYLCSSGRDLTTGDGWWGAVMSYNNSVEYGQKVYAIAESYSRAASRRE, encoded by the coding sequence GTGACCGACCCCACCGCATCCCGGCTGCGTGGCGTAGCCGCCGCCGTCGGGCGGCTGGCCGTTGCGCTGGCCCTCGTCGCCGCGATGGGAGCCGGTGTCGCGCTGGCCGCGACCCTGACGCGTCCGGCGGCCGCGCCCGTGGCAGGGCCGCCGCCGGAACAGGTCGTGGAACCGGCACCGGTCTTGCCGGGATCCGCCGCGCCACTGGTGCAGGAACCCGTCCAGCAGTCCGCTCCCGCAGGCGCCGACCCCGTACGGGAATGGGCCGACCAAGTCGCCTCCGTGGTCGATGTGCCGTCCCGCGCGTTGCTCTCCTACGTCAACGCGGACTTGGCGATGCGCCAGTACAACCCGGACTGCCGGATCTCCTGGGCGACCATCGCCGGGCTTGGCCGCATCGAGTCCAACCACGGGCGCTACGGGAAACGGGTGCTGGGAGACGACGCGCGGCCCTCGCAGCCGATCATCGGGGTGCCGCTGGACGGCACCCCCGGCGTGCGGGCCATCGGCGACACCGACGGCGGTGCGCTCGACGGCGACACCACCCACGATCGCGCGGTGGGACCGATGCAGTTCATCCCGTCGACCTGGCGCAAGTGGGCCACCGACGGCAACGGCGACGGACTCGGCGACCCGCAGAACCTCGACGACGCGGCGATGGCCGCCGGACGCTACCTGTGCTCCAGCGGGCGAGACCTGACCACCGGCGACGGCTGGTGGGGCGCGGTGATGTCGTACAACAACTCCGTCGAATACGGCCAGAAAGTCTACGCGATCGCCGAAAGCTACTCGCGAGCCGCAAGCCGCCGCGAGTGA
- a CDS encoding lytic murein transglycosylase, protein MSQQLSTRRPWRLAGVVPMIALLVSCAPEPTTRQQNQPSVQAEPPTAVAPPDGGVAPSPLTVLPAGTPPLPTTERPQLQLEAWSESMSDELNIPRAALQAYGYAARAAETSHPGCGLGWTTLAGIGAIESSHGRFNGARLDETGRPSIPIIGLPLDGSHGVKRIEDTDGGLLDGDPVFDRAIGPLQFIPTTWERWASDADGDGVADPHDIDDAALAAAQYLCTVGGDMNDPDRFWVALLDYNESHDYGQDVLNYADHYGKTSRTLGAEGGR, encoded by the coding sequence GTGTCGCAGCAACTGAGCACGCGCAGACCGTGGCGGCTCGCCGGAGTGGTACCGATGATCGCGCTGCTCGTCTCGTGCGCCCCGGAACCGACCACTCGCCAGCAGAACCAGCCGAGCGTGCAAGCCGAGCCGCCGACCGCAGTGGCGCCCCCGGACGGCGGTGTCGCCCCGTCGCCGCTGACGGTCCTGCCAGCCGGAACGCCGCCACTGCCGACCACGGAACGGCCGCAGCTGCAGCTGGAAGCCTGGTCCGAGTCGATGTCCGATGAGCTCAACATTCCCCGAGCCGCCTTACAGGCCTACGGCTACGCGGCCCGCGCGGCGGAGACCAGTCACCCGGGCTGCGGGCTCGGTTGGACGACCCTCGCCGGCATCGGCGCCATCGAATCCAGCCACGGCCGCTTCAACGGAGCCCGCCTGGACGAGACGGGCAGGCCGAGCATCCCCATCATCGGACTGCCGCTGGACGGCAGCCACGGCGTGAAGCGCATCGAAGACACCGACGGCGGACTGCTGGACGGCGACCCCGTGTTCGACCGCGCCATCGGGCCGTTGCAATTCATCCCCACGACATGGGAAAGGTGGGCCTCCGACGCGGACGGCGACGGCGTGGCCGACCCGCACGACATCGACGACGCGGCGCTGGCCGCGGCGCAGTACCTGTGCACCGTCGGAGGAGACATGAACGACCCGGACCGGTTCTGGGTCGCGCTGCTCGACTACAACGAAAGCCACGACTACGGCCAAGACGTGCTGAACTACGCAGACCACTACGGCAAAACCAGCCGCACACTAGGAGCCGAGGGCGGCCGTTAA
- a CDS encoding MazG family protein, protein MHTARSADHLTGDRPSVRSGTPGASADSPSGSVVPGSAVVVVDDRLGDVIPAAAVPVLRRATAAYVVPGLSAATVAALDEPAVPAVDVLLAQAAREPVALIAPDLHSRQAQALRAAGAELLASHPPVGVELLDAVTVMDRLRSPGGCPWDAEQDHDSLRRYLVEETYELLDAIDQRDRPSLREELGDVLLQVLFHARIAAEDATDPFGVDEVAADLVGKLVSRHPHVFTEVESVHDAESQQLRWDELKQREKQRESIVDGVATGQPAAALAAKLVQRAARAGVPQELVAVGESPGAALFGLVARARLAGGDPEDDLRAAALAFAGRVREAEAVARRDGQDPHGLTPAQWSRYWNAAAGE, encoded by the coding sequence ATGCACACAGCACGTTCGGCGGATCACCTGACCGGCGACCGTCCCAGCGTCCGGTCCGGGACGCCGGGAGCGAGCGCGGATTCTCCTTCCGGATCGGTGGTCCCGGGGTCGGCGGTGGTCGTCGTGGACGACCGCCTCGGGGACGTGATCCCGGCGGCGGCGGTGCCCGTGCTGCGCCGGGCCACCGCCGCCTACGTCGTGCCGGGACTCTCGGCCGCGACGGTCGCGGCGCTCGACGAGCCTGCGGTGCCTGCGGTGGACGTGCTGCTGGCCCAGGCCGCGCGGGAACCGGTGGCCCTGATCGCGCCGGACCTGCACTCGCGGCAGGCGCAGGCGTTGCGCGCGGCCGGTGCGGAGCTGCTCGCTTCGCATCCGCCGGTGGGCGTCGAGCTGTTGGACGCCGTGACGGTGATGGACCGGTTGCGCTCGCCGGGCGGCTGCCCGTGGGATGCGGAGCAGGACCACGACTCGTTGCGCCGCTACCTGGTGGAGGAGACCTACGAGCTGCTCGACGCGATCGACCAGCGGGATCGCCCGTCACTGCGCGAAGAACTGGGTGACGTGCTGCTGCAAGTGCTGTTCCACGCCCGGATCGCGGCCGAGGACGCCACTGATCCGTTCGGCGTGGATGAGGTGGCCGCCGACCTGGTGGGCAAGCTCGTGTCCCGGCATCCGCACGTGTTTACCGAGGTCGAGTCCGTGCACGACGCGGAGTCCCAGCAGCTGCGCTGGGATGAGCTCAAGCAACGGGAAAAGCAGCGGGAGTCCATTGTGGACGGTGTCGCGACCGGCCAGCCCGCCGCCGCGCTGGCCGCCAAGCTGGTGCAGCGTGCGGCGCGCGCCGGAGTGCCCCAGGAGTTGGTCGCGGTCGGGGAGTCGCCCGGTGCGGCCTTGTTCGGCCTCGTCGCCCGCGCCAGGCTCGCGGGAGGCGATCCGGAAGACGATCTGCGCGCCGCCGCGCTCGCCTTCGCCGGTCGGGTCCGCGAAGCCGAGGCCGTCGCGCGGCGGGACGGGCAGGACCCGCACGGGCTCACCCCCGCGCAGTGGAGTCGGTACTGGAACGCCGCCGCCGGTGAGTGA
- a CDS encoding SurA N-terminal domain-containing protein, which translates to MSSVIARLRPFALVALSCALLAGCGFEPGRAGAAALVGDARIPVSEVQSRYRAVLDKEPEAKAQLEEQDQLGEFGRRLAGDLTRRALVDQVAEDEGLRVDERRVREVIDAAGGAEKASAGQIYTADDMADVVRSRLLTAELGRRYIDRLSVTYDVTSATTREDAEQKARRMARGDAESAAVVTADQQAGQGAATDQRLRSAEVPDLAAGTPLFGARPGTTMAFELQPQSGQWTVVRIKRRDVAPPPPAPSPAGGDEMRMQSFGDQLLRVTAQRVGVELSPRYGAWDQLAMSAAPNKDETIGFVFPAVERS; encoded by the coding sequence GTGAGCTCCGTCATCGCCCGCCTTCGTCCGTTCGCGCTGGTCGCGCTCTCCTGTGCGCTGCTCGCCGGTTGTGGTTTCGAGCCCGGCCGCGCCGGCGCCGCGGCGCTGGTGGGGGACGCGCGCATCCCGGTCAGCGAGGTGCAGAGCCGGTACCGCGCCGTCCTGGACAAGGAGCCGGAAGCCAAGGCGCAGCTCGAAGAGCAGGACCAGCTCGGCGAATTCGGCCGCAGGCTCGCCGGCGACCTGACCCGGCGTGCGCTGGTGGACCAGGTAGCCGAGGACGAGGGCCTGCGGGTGGACGAACGGCGGGTCCGCGAGGTGATCGACGCGGCCGGTGGCGCGGAGAAGGCCAGCGCCGGCCAGATCTACACCGCCGACGACATGGCCGACGTGGTGCGCAGCCGGTTGCTGACGGCCGAGCTCGGGCGCCGGTACATCGACCGGCTCTCCGTCACCTACGACGTCACTTCCGCCACGACCCGTGAGGACGCTGAGCAGAAGGCGCGGCGGATGGCGCGCGGCGATGCGGAGTCCGCAGCCGTGGTCACCGCCGATCAGCAGGCCGGGCAGGGCGCGGCGACCGATCAGCGGCTGCGTTCCGCGGAAGTGCCCGATCTGGCTGCGGGAACTCCGTTGTTCGGCGCGCGGCCGGGGACCACGATGGCCTTCGAGCTGCAGCCGCAGTCCGGGCAGTGGACGGTGGTGCGGATCAAGCGGCGCGACGTCGCTCCGCCGCCGCCCGCGCCGAGCCCGGCGGGCGGCGACGAGATGCGGATGCAGTCCTTCGGCGATCAGCTGCTGCGGGTGACCGCCCAGCGGGTCGGTGTCGAGTTGAGCCCGCGTTATGGCGCCTGGGACCAGCTCGCGATGTCGGCGGCCCCGAACAAGGACGAGACGATCGGCTTCGTTTTCCCCGCCGTGGAGCGGTCCTAG
- a CDS encoding LCP family protein has protein sequence MDRARGPQRPSSRPPGPSRPGEETTVRHPVVVPPPDHGNRRRPEPKRRAGRIFGRTVIALLSVAILGTSAYAWSTLNGWNGGITESDVIGGGVSAPDGAVDILLVGNDSRTDAEGNPLSEELLRELRTTDESGNLTDTMILMRIPNGGARASAVSFPRDTQVQLGNGHGKHLLTEAYNTERMTALEELESDGVTDPREQEQQARTAGQKFLIETIEDLSGVTIDHYAEVNLLGFYEITKAVGGVDVCLNQAVDDSDHSGAVFPAGPQTISGGDALSFVRQRYGLPRTDLDRVVRQQVFMSGLANKILSAGTLSNPVKLGELMSALRKSVVLDAGWDVMDFAQRMRGIAGGDIEFQTIPVELVGKSGEEKVTVDEAEVQRFVANLLLTPQERAVRQQADRAPEEQSSPSSESTSASPSETTVSVYNASGVTGLAGTVLDRLAGEGFQSGATGNAQSTSSSSVRVAPGEEATGEQVAAVLGGVPVSTSGSVESGSVEVYLGSDYEGPGARNFAAARPLLLDGLQRAQDPEQPITAGGVPCVN, from the coding sequence GTGGATCGTGCACGAGGACCGCAGCGCCCGAGCTCTCGCCCTCCGGGGCCGTCCCGGCCCGGTGAGGAGACGACGGTCCGCCACCCCGTCGTCGTACCGCCGCCGGATCACGGGAATCGCCGCAGGCCCGAGCCGAAACGACGTGCCGGGCGGATCTTCGGCCGCACGGTGATCGCCTTGCTGTCCGTGGCGATCCTCGGCACCAGCGCGTACGCGTGGAGCACGCTCAACGGCTGGAACGGCGGGATCACCGAAAGCGATGTCATCGGTGGCGGTGTCAGCGCCCCGGACGGCGCCGTGGACATCCTCCTCGTCGGCAACGACAGCCGGACCGACGCGGAGGGCAATCCGCTCTCGGAGGAGTTGCTGCGCGAACTGCGCACCACCGATGAGAGCGGCAACCTCACCGACACGATGATCCTGATGCGCATCCCCAACGGCGGTGCGCGCGCCAGCGCCGTGTCCTTCCCCCGCGACACGCAGGTTCAGCTCGGCAACGGGCACGGCAAGCACCTGCTCACCGAGGCGTACAACACCGAGCGGATGACCGCCCTCGAGGAGTTGGAGAGCGACGGCGTGACCGACCCGCGGGAGCAGGAGCAGCAGGCGCGGACCGCCGGGCAGAAGTTCCTCATCGAGACGATCGAGGACCTCTCCGGCGTGACCATCGACCACTACGCCGAGGTGAACCTGCTCGGGTTCTACGAGATCACCAAGGCCGTCGGCGGCGTGGACGTGTGCTTGAACCAGGCCGTGGACGACAGTGATCACTCCGGCGCGGTGTTCCCCGCCGGGCCGCAGACGATCTCCGGTGGGGACGCGTTGTCCTTCGTGCGCCAGCGGTACGGGCTGCCGCGCACCGACCTGGACCGCGTGGTGCGCCAGCAGGTGTTCATGTCCGGGTTGGCGAACAAGATCTTGTCCGCCGGAACGTTGAGCAACCCGGTGAAGCTCGGCGAACTCATGTCGGCGCTGCGGAAATCCGTGGTGCTCGACGCGGGCTGGGACGTCATGGACTTCGCGCAGCGGATGCGGGGCATCGCGGGTGGCGACATCGAATTCCAGACCATCCCCGTCGAACTCGTCGGCAAATCCGGGGAGGAGAAGGTGACCGTCGACGAGGCGGAGGTGCAGCGGTTCGTCGCGAACCTGCTGCTGACCCCGCAGGAACGCGCAGTGCGGCAGCAGGCGGACCGCGCTCCGGAGGAGCAGTCCTCGCCGAGTTCGGAGTCGACGAGCGCGAGCCCTTCGGAGACCACGGTGAGCGTGTACAACGCCTCCGGCGTCACCGGGCTCGCGGGGACCGTGCTGGACCGCCTCGCCGGGGAGGGATTCCAGTCCGGTGCCACCGGAAACGCCCAGTCGACGAGTTCCTCGTCGGTGCGGGTGGCCCCGGGGGAGGAGGCCACCGGTGAGCAGGTCGCCGCGGTGCTCGGCGGAGTTCCGGTGAGCACCAGCGGTTCCGTCGAATCCGGCAGCGTCGAGGTGTACCTGGGTTCCGACTACGAGGGGCCGGGTGCCCGGAACTTCGCGGCCGCGCGCCCGCTGCTGCTCGACGGGCTCCAGCGGGCGCAGGACCCGGAACAGCCGATCACCGCGGGTGGCGTGCCGTGCGTGAACTGA
- the mfd gene encoding transcription-repair coupling factor, translating into MTQAGPATATDAAPAVLHGLLDALLREETFRRVVSSAGRPHLALEGPVAARPLAAAVLAADSGAAAPVLLVTATGREAEETAAALEDLIGPDGVAVLPSWETLPHERLSPRADTVGRRLAVLRRLAHPEEHAEGPIRVLVTTVRSLIQPIAPGLGELAPVRLALGDEHDFEQLVERLAGLAYSRVDMVEKRGEFAVRGGIVDVFPPTVEHPLRVEFWGDEVTEIRPFSVADQRSLPDASDTSLYAPACRELLITPEVAERAEELAREHTADAQLAEMLGKIAGGAAVEGMEALIPALCAGEMRLLTELVPDGTHVLLSDPEKVRARAADLVRTGQEFLEASWMVAADGGKAPIDLGASAYRGLAEVAERTREIGLPWWTLSQLSSDSEDHGVVHLGLKQVEAYRGEVERAFADLRAHTASGGAAVLVVPGQGTAQRAVQQFRDGDLPVQHATEGIGATPETGVITVVRGDLEDGFAAPGVGLVVLTETDLTGGRGGTSTKDMRRMPSRRRNAVDPLALKAGDFVVHEQHGIGKYVEMVQRTVGGATREYLVLEYASSKRGQPGDRLFVPTDQLDEVSRYVGGELPALNKLGGSDWKNTKAKARKAVKEIAAELVQLYAARQSAPGHAFGADTPWQRELEDAFPYTETGDQMAAIDEAKSDMQRPVPMDRVICGDVGYGKTEIAVRAAFKAVQDGKQVAVLVPTTLLAQQHLNTFADRMRSFPVTIKGLSRFTDPRESEQTVQGLADGSVDIVIGTHRLLQTGVRYKDLGLVIVDEEQRFGVEHKEHIKALRTHVDVLTMSATPIPRTLEMSMAGIREMSTILTPPEERHPVLTYVGAYDQKQVGAAIRRELLRDGQVFFVHNRVSTIEKAARQLRELVPEARIVTAHGQMNEERLEKIIQGFWEREHDVLVCTTIVETGLDISNANTLIVERSDMLGLSQLHQLRGRVGRARERGYAYFLYPGEKPLTDTAHDRLATIAQNSELGAGMAVAMKDLEIRGAGNILGAEQSGHIAGVGFDLYVRLVGEAVEAFKQHAGAETGDLERELAEVRVDLPVDAHIPHDYVPGERLRLEGYRKIAAAGDQAELDAVRAELEDRYGPLPEPVQRLLKVAAFRQVCREHGVTEVTLQGSSLRVAPMELADSQQMRLKRLYPKAVYKATVRTVSVPRPTEGAAGGRIGAPPLRDEALLDWCADLLTSLAGRPVAV; encoded by the coding sequence ATGACCCAGGCTGGTCCTGCCACGGCGACGGATGCGGCTCCGGCCGTGTTGCACGGGCTGCTCGACGCGCTGCTGCGGGAGGAGACGTTCCGCCGAGTGGTGTCGTCGGCGGGGCGCCCCCACCTGGCGCTGGAAGGCCCGGTCGCCGCGCGCCCGCTGGCCGCCGCGGTGCTCGCCGCGGACTCCGGTGCGGCCGCGCCGGTCCTGCTGGTGACCGCCACCGGCCGGGAGGCCGAGGAGACGGCGGCGGCGCTGGAAGACCTGATCGGCCCGGACGGGGTGGCGGTGCTGCCGTCCTGGGAGACGCTGCCCCACGAGCGGCTCTCCCCGCGCGCGGACACCGTGGGGCGCAGGCTCGCGGTGCTGCGCAGGCTCGCGCATCCCGAGGAGCACGCCGAAGGCCCGATCCGGGTGCTGGTGACGACGGTGCGCAGCCTGATTCAGCCGATCGCGCCGGGCTTGGGCGAGCTCGCGCCGGTGCGGCTCGCACTGGGCGACGAGCACGACTTCGAGCAGCTGGTGGAACGGCTCGCCGGCCTCGCCTACAGCCGCGTCGACATGGTGGAGAAGCGCGGCGAGTTCGCGGTGCGCGGCGGCATCGTGGACGTGTTCCCGCCGACCGTGGAGCACCCGTTGCGGGTGGAGTTCTGGGGTGACGAGGTCACCGAGATCCGCCCGTTCTCGGTGGCCGACCAGCGGTCCCTGCCGGACGCCTCGGACACCTCGCTCTACGCCCCGGCCTGCCGCGAACTGCTGATCACGCCGGAGGTGGCGGAGCGCGCCGAGGAGCTCGCCCGGGAGCACACGGCCGACGCGCAGCTCGCGGAGATGCTCGGCAAGATCGCAGGCGGTGCCGCGGTCGAGGGCATGGAGGCGTTGATCCCGGCGCTGTGCGCGGGGGAGATGCGGCTGCTCACCGAACTCGTCCCGGACGGCACCCACGTGCTGCTGTCCGATCCGGAGAAGGTGCGGGCGCGGGCCGCGGACTTGGTGCGCACCGGCCAGGAATTCCTGGAGGCGTCCTGGATGGTCGCCGCCGACGGCGGCAAGGCCCCCATCGACCTGGGCGCTTCGGCGTACCGGGGGCTCGCGGAGGTCGCCGAGCGCACCAGGGAGATCGGTCTGCCGTGGTGGACGCTGTCCCAGCTCAGCAGCGACAGCGAGGACCACGGGGTGGTGCACCTGGGCCTCAAGCAGGTCGAGGCGTACCGCGGTGAGGTGGAGCGCGCGTTCGCAGACCTGCGCGCTCACACCGCGTCCGGTGGGGCCGCCGTGCTGGTGGTGCCGGGGCAGGGCACGGCGCAGCGCGCGGTGCAGCAGTTCCGGGATGGTGACCTGCCGGTGCAGCACGCCACCGAGGGAATCGGGGCGACGCCGGAGACCGGCGTGATCACGGTGGTGCGCGGGGACCTGGAGGACGGTTTCGCCGCGCCCGGGGTGGGTCTGGTGGTGCTCACCGAGACCGACCTGACCGGCGGTCGCGGCGGTACGTCCACAAAGGACATGCGGCGGATGCCGTCGCGGCGGCGCAACGCCGTGGACCCGCTGGCGCTGAAGGCCGGTGACTTCGTGGTGCACGAGCAGCACGGCATCGGCAAGTACGTGGAGATGGTGCAGCGCACCGTCGGCGGGGCTACCCGCGAATACCTGGTGCTGGAGTACGCCTCCAGCAAACGCGGCCAGCCCGGCGACCGGCTGTTCGTGCCCACCGACCAGCTCGACGAGGTATCCCGCTACGTCGGCGGCGAACTCCCCGCGCTGAACAAGCTCGGCGGTTCCGACTGGAAGAACACGAAGGCCAAGGCGCGCAAGGCGGTCAAGGAGATCGCCGCCGAGCTGGTGCAGCTCTACGCCGCGCGCCAGTCCGCCCCCGGCCACGCGTTCGGCGCGGACACCCCGTGGCAGCGGGAACTGGAGGACGCCTTCCCGTACACCGAGACCGGTGATCAGATGGCCGCGATCGACGAGGCCAAGTCGGACATGCAGCGGCCCGTTCCGATGGACCGGGTGATCTGCGGCGACGTGGGCTACGGCAAGACGGAGATCGCGGTGCGCGCCGCGTTCAAGGCCGTGCAGGACGGCAAGCAGGTCGCGGTGCTGGTGCCGACGACGCTGCTGGCGCAGCAGCACCTGAACACCTTCGCCGACCGGATGCGTTCGTTCCCGGTGACGATCAAGGGCCTGTCCCGGTTCACCGATCCGCGGGAGTCGGAGCAGACCGTGCAGGGCCTCGCCGACGGCTCGGTGGACATCGTGATCGGCACGCACCGGCTGCTGCAGACCGGCGTCCGCTACAAGGACCTCGGCCTGGTGATCGTCGACGAGGAGCAGCGGTTCGGCGTTGAGCACAAGGAGCACATCAAGGCGCTGCGCACCCACGTGGACGTGCTGACGATGTCGGCGACGCCCATCCCGCGGACGCTGGAGATGAGCATGGCGGGCATCCGCGAGATGTCCACGATCCTGACCCCGCCGGAGGAACGGCACCCGGTGCTCACCTACGTCGGCGCCTACGACCAGAAGCAGGTGGGGGCGGCGATCCGCCGCGAACTGCTGCGCGACGGCCAGGTGTTCTTCGTGCACAACAGGGTGTCGACCATCGAGAAGGCGGCTCGCCAGCTGCGCGAACTCGTGCCGGAGGCGCGGATCGTCACGGCGCACGGGCAGATGAACGAGGAGCGCCTGGAGAAGATCATCCAGGGTTTCTGGGAACGCGAGCACGACGTGCTGGTGTGCACCACGATCGTCGAGACCGGGCTGGACATCTCGAACGCGAACACGCTGATCGTGGAGCGCTCCGACATGCTCGGGCTCTCCCAGCTGCACCAGCTGCGCGGCCGCGTCGGGCGCGCGCGGGAACGCGGCTACGCGTACTTCCTGTACCCCGGCGAGAAACCGCTCACCGACACGGCGCACGACCGGCTCGCGACGATCGCGCAGAACTCGGAACTGGGCGCGGGCATGGCCGTCGCCATGAAGGACCTGGAGATCCGCGGCGCGGGCAACATCCTCGGCGCCGAGCAGTCCGGGCACATCGCGGGCGTCGGCTTCGACCTGTACGTGCGGCTGGTCGGCGAGGCCGTCGAGGCGTTCAAGCAGCACGCGGGTGCCGAGACCGGTGACCTGGAACGAGAATTGGCCGAGGTGCGGGTGGATCTGCCGGTGGACGCGCACATTCCGCACGACTACGTGCCGGGTGAGCGGCTGCGGCTGGAGGGCTACCGCAAGATCGCCGCCGCCGGTGATCAAGCCGAGTTGGACGCGGTGCGCGCCGAACTGGAGGACCGCTACGGCCCGCTGCCGGAACCGGTGCAACGGCTGCTCAAGGTCGCCGCGTTCCGCCAGGTGTGCCGCGAACACGGCGTCACCGAGGTGACCTTGCAGGGGTCCTCGTTGCGGGTCGCGCCGATGGAACTGGCCGACTCGCAGCAGATGCGGCTCAAGCGGCTGTACCCGAAGGCCGTGTACAAGGCGACGGTGCGCACGGTGTCGGTTCCCCGCCCGACCGAGGGCGCCGCCGGTGGCCGCATCGGAGCACCGCCGTTGCGCGACGAGGCGCTGCTGGACTGGTGCGCCGACCTGCTCACGTCGCTGGCGGGCCGCCCCGTCGCCGTCTGA
- a CDS encoding sorbosone dehydrogenase family protein, with product MRACRVAAIALITVLTACGAPDGAPPAPNTRAPDPVQSTLRVEVLGRGLEHPWDIGFLPDGTTLITQRPGRFALLADTSPGAQIRPVRADLDDVLAEGEGGLLGLLVHPDFATSRRFVTCQTHQEAGRAVDVRLVTWRLADDGGSAERVGEPLLTGLPVNASGRHSGCRPTLAEDGSLLVTTGDAAEPGAAQDRTGLGGKVLRMDLRTGEPLPGNPFLDSPDPAERLIFSYGHRNPQGIAPRPGGQVLVAEHGPESDDEINLLRAGGNYGWDPSRGGSSDSYDESVPMTDLRRFPDAVPAGWSSGRSTEAVCAATLLTGPQWGRFDGMLAVTALKGSKLLLFGLGPDGKVREVLVPPELDGLHGRLRAARQGPDGALYVTTSNGTDDRILRITSA from the coding sequence ATGCGCGCTTGTCGAGTCGCCGCCATCGCCCTGATCACCGTGCTCACGGCATGCGGTGCCCCGGACGGAGCGCCTCCCGCGCCGAACACGAGGGCACCCGACCCGGTGCAGTCGACGCTGCGGGTCGAAGTGCTCGGCCGCGGCCTCGAACACCCGTGGGACATCGGGTTCCTGCCCGACGGCACCACGCTGATCACGCAACGTCCCGGCCGGTTCGCACTGCTGGCCGACACCAGCCCCGGCGCGCAGATCCGCCCGGTGCGAGCGGACCTCGACGACGTGCTCGCCGAAGGCGAAGGCGGCCTGCTGGGCCTGCTCGTGCACCCGGACTTCGCCACCAGCAGACGGTTCGTCACCTGCCAGACGCACCAGGAGGCGGGCCGGGCCGTGGACGTGCGGCTGGTGACCTGGCGGCTCGCCGACGACGGCGGCAGCGCCGAACGCGTCGGCGAACCACTGCTGACCGGCCTGCCGGTGAACGCGAGCGGCAGGCACTCCGGATGCCGCCCGACCCTGGCCGAGGACGGCTCACTGCTGGTCACCACCGGCGACGCCGCCGAGCCGGGCGCCGCGCAGGACCGCACCGGACTCGGCGGCAAGGTCCTGCGGATGGATCTGCGCACGGGCGAGCCGTTGCCGGGAAATCCGTTCCTCGACTCGCCGGACCCGGCCGAACGGCTGATCTTCAGCTACGGGCACCGCAACCCGCAGGGCATCGCACCGCGACCCGGTGGGCAGGTGCTCGTCGCCGAGCACGGCCCGGAATCCGACGACGAGATCAACCTGCTGCGGGCGGGCGGCAACTACGGCTGGGACCCGTCGCGCGGCGGAAGCTCGGACTCCTACGACGAGTCGGTGCCGATGACGGATCTCCGGCGGTTCCCGGACGCGGTGCCCGCGGGGTGGTCCTCGGGCCGCTCGACGGAGGCGGTGTGCGCGGCGACGCTGCTCACCGGGCCGCAGTGGGGCCGGTTCGACGGGATGCTCGCGGTCACCGCGCTGAAGGGTTCGAAGCTGCTGCTGTTCGGCCTCGGCCCGGACGGGAAAGTGCGGGAGGTGCTGGTGCCACCGGAACTCGACGGCCTGCACGGACGGCTGCGCGCCGCACGCCAAGGACCCGACGGCGCCCTCTACGTCACCACGTCCAACGGCACCGACGACCGAATCCTCCGCATCACCTCGGCGTGA
- a CDS encoding Uma2 family endonuclease, translated as MSSALAYASGPPFTLADWESLEHDPDGNRVELIGGHFQVAPAPSYVQQGLNEELWLVLRQALRAEGRSDLIPKNGLGVSLFKGMGFVPDISVLRAQDDGTIQVEAMEVLLAVEIVSPRTRRNDRVIKPAAYAQAGVPFYWRVEPIPGEPPTILCFELANGVYTKSCVVESGSPVTVKAAPVPVDLDVDRLYDLALGKA; from the coding sequence ATGAGTAGTGCACTCGCGTACGCTAGCGGCCCGCCGTTCACGCTGGCCGACTGGGAGTCGCTCGAACACGACCCGGACGGCAACCGGGTGGAGTTGATTGGCGGACATTTCCAGGTGGCTCCCGCGCCCAGCTATGTCCAGCAAGGTTTGAACGAGGAACTATGGCTCGTGCTGCGCCAGGCTTTGCGTGCGGAAGGGCGATCGGATCTCATTCCGAAGAACGGACTCGGGGTCAGTCTGTTCAAAGGAATGGGATTCGTCCCGGACATCAGCGTGCTTCGGGCTCAGGACGACGGAACGATCCAGGTCGAAGCAATGGAAGTGCTTCTCGCCGTTGAGATCGTTTCTCCGCGAACGCGCAGAAACGATCGCGTGATCAAACCTGCTGCTTACGCGCAAGCAGGTGTCCCGTTCTACTGGCGGGTCGAACCGATCCCAGGCGAGCCGCCAACGATCTTGTGCTTTGAACTGGCGAACGGGGTCTACACCAAATCCTGCGTTGTGGAGTCCGGTAGCCCTGTCACAGTCAAGGCTGCGCCCGTTCCGGTCGACCTCGATGTGGACCGGCTGTACGACTTGGCTCTCGGCAAGGCGTGA